One genomic region from Bacillus sp. SLBN-46 encodes:
- a CDS encoding ribonuclease H family protein: MQVRIIATTTQQKSPVALLLKGELIQKLKVTNNQMSAYLDDGMPHYLIGNEYRFLESEVRTWLNTYKPSQERLESEFRDKKGRTLEKYVTEEIIVETLRITKEKLVGLCKKEMPFEQVGEKKFFHVQDILDYYRQGAATKMDEKQVQNSKKNTKGKKTQSPKATTTENSIKSFLMPLCQKIPKEVPFFIVDGSYSSNKHQAGTGLVLVENWETVTGISSVWNIKTAKSNVSEFLAVLVALRMIKKKNMNKAVIVTDHEHLTKGKSIDSNKYEVDTRPYIKELNELRKELQGKVVIKFVKELKEQNKNALHKKAHKLSQQYKISTYERLEI, encoded by the coding sequence ATGCAGGTGAGAATAATCGCTACTACAACACAACAAAAATCCCCGGTAGCTTTGCTTTTAAAGGGAGAACTCATTCAAAAATTAAAAGTAACGAATAATCAAATGAGTGCCTATTTAGATGATGGCATGCCTCACTATTTAATTGGCAATGAATATCGTTTTTTAGAGAGTGAAGTAAGGACATGGCTGAATACCTACAAACCATCACAGGAACGGCTGGAGAGTGAGTTTCGAGATAAAAAGGGGCGCACTCTAGAAAAATATGTCACGGAAGAAATCATCGTGGAAACACTAAGGATCACAAAAGAGAAATTGGTTGGCCTGTGTAAAAAGGAAATGCCCTTTGAGCAAGTCGGAGAAAAGAAGTTCTTCCACGTTCAGGATATTCTCGATTATTATCGGCAGGGTGCAGCAACGAAAATGGACGAGAAGCAGGTTCAAAATTCCAAGAAAAATACAAAGGGGAAGAAAACGCAGAGTCCTAAGGCAACAACAACTGAAAACTCCATAAAATCATTTTTAATGCCTCTTTGTCAAAAGATCCCTAAGGAGGTACCATTTTTTATCGTTGATGGCTCCTACAGTTCCAATAAGCACCAAGCAGGGACTGGGTTGGTCCTGGTTGAAAATTGGGAAACAGTAACAGGTATATCATCTGTTTGGAATATAAAAACAGCCAAATCAAATGTAAGTGAATTCCTGGCCGTATTGGTCGCATTAAGAATGATAAAAAAGAAAAACATGAACAAAGCCGTAATTGTGACCGACCATGAACATTTGACGAAAGGAAAATCAATAGATAGTAATAAGTACGAAGTCGATACCAGACCTTACATAAAAGAATTAAATGAGCTACGAAAAGAATTACAAGGTAAAGTGGTTATCAAATTTGTTAAGGAATTAAAGGAACAAAATAAAAATGCGCTACATAAAAAGGCCCATAAATTAAGCCAACAATATAAAATAAGCACTTATGAAAGGTTAGAAATATGA